Below is a window of Staphylococcus succinus DNA.
GTTTCAATAATATCATTTTGCGTTGTTTTTAATGTCTCAATATCTACGACACCACGCTCGTTTTCAGTTGCTGTTTCCAGTGCATTTTGTTTTAATAGCTCTGAGTTTTTTAACAATAAATCATTTGTTGTATCAGTAACTGCTTTTTGAGCTGAAACAGCACTTCTTTGTCTCATTAATGTTAATGCGATAGACATTTGATTTTTCCACAAAGGAATACTCGTTAGTATAGAACTTTGAATTTTTTCGGCTAAGGCTTGATTAACATTCTGTATCATACGAATTTGAGGCGCTGTTTGAATTGCAATTTGTCTTGAAAGTTGTAAATCATATATTCGCTTATCTAAACGATCTATGAATTGTTCCATATCTGAAGCAGCTTGGACATCCATTTGATTTCCAGAAGCTTTAGCTTTTTCTCTTAACTTTGGAATTTCTTCTTTTTGTAACTCAAATTGTTTCTTTTTAGCTGCTTCAATGTATATTGATAATTCATCAAAGTAGTCTTTATTCTTATCATAAAGTTCATCAAGCATTTCAACGTCTTTTGTTAAGTTGTTTTTGTGCTTATCTAATTCAATCGAGATCCGATCGATTTGTGAACCGACAGATTGCATTTTAGAGAACACCTCATTGACAGAAGCTTTTGTTCGTCTAAATATGCGTTTTAATTTTGATTGATTTTCCGGATTAAGTTCTTCTGGATTCACTGATTTTAATTTACTCATTAAACCATTAAGTGATTCCCCGACAGGTCCCACGTCTGTCGTTTTCACTTCGTTTAAAATACGATGTGAGAATTGAGACATACTCGATTGTGCTTGAGTACCATAATTCAATAAACTATCATTATCCATTGGTTTTATCTCTCCACTAATCTGATCAATTTTCTTTTGATCTTCTTGTGAAAATTGTTTTGTCTTGTTGATGATATCAGTTTTGTCGGCTGATGCTTCATCAATATATTTGTCCAATGGGTGAGAATTTATAATGTCTTGTTCTCTACTCATTCAATTCCACTCCATTCCATTCATAATACTTAATTACTTACGTCTTTTTTGCTCCATTTTGTTTAATTCCATCTCAATGTCTAACTTGCTATAATCTTCAGCGTTTATCCTTTTCAAATCAGCAACTAAAGTTCTCTTAACCTCATCTAAAGTAATGCGTGTTTGCTCAAGTTTTTGCTTCTCTTCTTTAGACTTTTTAGGTGATTTAGATAACCTCGTATATGATTCAATTAAATTTAGTGCATTATCAATATGGGAATAGAAGAAACTTTCAACTTTAAAAAACGAAGAAGGGTGTTGTTTTACGGCAAAGTATATTGCACGTGAAATACGGTATATATCATTCACTTGTCTAAAATCTTTAATCGATCTCACCTTAACAAATGACTTCATAATTCTTCTGTTCTTATCTTGGGCACTATTCAATTGATTATTTACAAAATGATAATCTCGGCGCGATAAACCAATTTCATTCAAGTATTTTCTAGAAGTTAGACGTTGGGTAGGGAAGTAAAACACTAAAAATGTTCCTGCCGAAATAGCTAGGTCAAAAAGCATATATATATCTAAAGCATATACACTTACAAACCAAGCAATAACAGCTGCTGGAAAAGCAGTGATTGTCCCAAATATACGAGAAATATTATATCTCAATTTCATCTTCCTTTATATTGTTTTGAATTTTTTCCATGAATGATCAACGTTAATTTCTTCTATTGCATAATCTTCAACGTGTGATGCAGGAGATGCGCCATCAGTAACTGCTGTAATAAATTGTCCTAGTGACGCTTCATCACCTTGAGCGTAAATGTCAACATAATTATCAATATTTTCAACAGTACCTACTATATTATACTTTCGAGCAATTTTTTCCGTATAATATCTAAATCCAACTCCCTGTACCATCCCAAATATTTTAATGTGTTTACATTGCATATAATCACCTCTTAATTAACATTATACGAAATTTCACGCTACAAAACTAATATTTGAGTTTAAAGATGAATTGTCTATAGGCCAAAAGTATGAGACGGATAACTTGATTTTGTATATTATCTAGTTAAAATATTACACATAGGCAAATTGTGCGACTCTAATAAAATTATAGGAAATCTATAAATCGTTTTTATTTATCTCTAATTAAAACATGGGGGAATTAATTAGATGATTTTGTATGTATTGCATACATAGGTATGATCGACTTGTTCTATTTACTTAAAATATAAGACACTACCGCTATGTCTTAAAATTCATTTTGAGTTAACTATGAAAGGGTGAAACAAACATGTGGACAGTTGCAAAAATTCGAGCTGACTACGAGGGCTGGTGGTTATTTAGTGATTGGACAGATCATATTGTCGAACAGTATGATTTTGAAACTTATGAAGAAATGTTAAATCAATATCAATCGCTAATTTCAAAAAGTAAGAATCAATATGATAATTTCTTAATAGGTAAACACAATATTCATGCATTTTATAACAATTGTGAACTAGGTTTTTGTGAAGACTGCGATGAAGATTTGCAAATATTCTATAGTTTTATTGTTTTAAATAATAATGAAGTATATTATGATTTACCAAATATTAAATAAATTGTTTTTTCAGATTTATATTGCAATTTCCATTAAAATGTAGTATACTTCTAATTAAGCAATTGTTTTATTCCATATTGCAAAGGATATTGTAATTCAAGATTCGTATGAATAATTGTATTTTTTGTAATATGCGAATAACGCATATTGAATGAATTTTAGTCTTGGAGGTTTCACACTTATGAAACAAGGTACAGTAAAATGGTTTAACGCTGAAAAAGGTTTTGGTTTTATCGAAGTTGAAGGAGAAAACGATGTATTCGTACACTTCTCAGCAATTAACCAAGAAGGTTACAAATCATTAGAAGAAGGTCAATCAGTTGAATTTGAAGTAGTTGAAGGCGACCGCGGTCCTCAAGCTGCAAACGTTGCTAAACTATAATTATAAATTGAAATATTGACTATTTAAAGAACCTTGTTAAAGGTTCTTTTTTGTAAAGCGATTTACTTTTTAAGTAAGTCGCTTTACTTATGGGTATGCTTTCAATACTGTAACAGAAGCTCCAATAATAGCCATAGATGTACTATATAAAATAATCCAATTAAATATATACATATAATAAAACCCGATTAACTTTTATAGTTAATCGGGTTTTAATTTATATTCACTTATTTTGTATCATTAATAATGAGTTGTCGTAAAGATTGACGTTTAATAACTTCACGTGCTTTACCATCTTTCAAGAAAAATACAGAAGGTTTCTGCATTTGATTGTAATTTGAAGCCATAGAATAATGATAAGCGCCTGTAGATAATATTGCTAAATAATCTCCACGTTTAACAGTGCTTGGTAACTTAGCATCTTTAATAATAATATCTCCAGATTCGCACAATTTACCAGCAATTGTAACTGTTTCATCCGCTTGATCATTTCTATTAACGAGTAGCGCTTCATATTTCGCATCATAAAGCGAAGTACGAATATGATCACTCATACCACCATCAATCGAAACATATTTGTTCACGTTCGGTATGGTTTTAATCGTTCCAACCTCATACAAAGTAATACCAGCTTCACCAACTATTGAGCGTCCGGGTTCAATACCTATTTCAGGAATAGGGAAACCTGTTTCTTTAGCAATCGATATTATAGCTTCTGTAATTTCAGCAATACCATCTTCGATAGGGAAGCTGACATCACCTTCAACATATTTTATACTAAAGCCACCACCTAAATTAATAAGTTCAACTTCAATATCATTTTCTTTGAGCCATTGAATAACTAATCTCGCTGTTTCAATCATAGCTTCTGTACCTTCAATTTGAGAACCTACATGGAAATGAACACCTTTTAAGTTCAAACGTTTAGAGTTCTTAACTTTACGAACACCTTCAATTGCTAAGCCATGTTTAATTGATAATCCAAATTTGCTATCTTCTTGGCCAGTTTGTATGAATTCATGTGTATGTGCTTCAACGCCAGGGTTTAACCTAATAACAACATTCACAACGTCACTAGCATAACGATCAATAAGGTCTATTTCTTCAAGAGAATCAATAACGATATAACCCACTTTGCTTTCCAAAGCATATTGAATTTCGTGTTTCGTCTTATTATTACCATGAAAATGTATATGTTGAGGATCAAATCCAGCTTCCAGTGCTGTATACAACTCACCCTCTGAGACCACATCTAATTCTAAGCCT
It encodes the following:
- a CDS encoding toxic anion resistance protein, whose translation is MSREQDIINSHPLDKYIDEASADKTDIINKTKQFSQEDQKKIDQISGEIKPMDNDSLLNYGTQAQSSMSQFSHRILNEVKTTDVGPVGESLNGLMSKLKSVNPEELNPENQSKLKRIFRRTKASVNEVFSKMQSVGSQIDRISIELDKHKNNLTKDVEMLDELYDKNKDYFDELSIYIEAAKKKQFELQKEEIPKLREKAKASGNQMDVQAASDMEQFIDRLDKRIYDLQLSRQIAIQTAPQIRMIQNVNQALAEKIQSSILTSIPLWKNQMSIALTLMRQRSAVSAQKAVTDTTNDLLLKNSELLKQNALETATENERGVVDIETLKTTQNDIIETIEQTLRIQEQGRNKRKQAESELNNLETELQQQLLEMKEK
- a CDS encoding 5-bromo-4-chloroindolyl phosphate hydrolysis family protein, which gives rise to MRYNISRIFGTITAFPAAVIAWFVSVYALDIYMLFDLAISAGTFLVFYFPTQRLTSRKYLNEIGLSRRDYHFVNNQLNSAQDKNRRIMKSFVKVRSIKDFRQVNDIYRISRAIYFAVKQHPSSFFKVESFFYSHIDNALNLIESYTRLSKSPKKSKEEKQKLEQTRITLDEVKRTLVADLKRINAEDYSKLDIEMELNKMEQKRRK
- a CDS encoding acylphosphatase, translated to MQCKHIKIFGMVQGVGFRYYTEKIARKYNIVGTVENIDNYVDIYAQGDEASLGQFITAVTDGASPASHVEDYAIEEINVDHSWKKFKTI
- the msaA gene encoding regulatory protein MsaA, whose product is MWTVAKIRADYEGWWLFSDWTDHIVEQYDFETYEEMLNQYQSLISKSKNQYDNFLIGKHNIHAFYNNCELGFCEDCDEDLQIFYSFIVLNNNEVYYDLPNIK
- the cspA gene encoding cold shock protein CspA — protein: MKQGTVKWFNAEKGFGFIEVEGENDVFVHFSAINQEGYKSLEEGQSVEFEVVEGDRGPQAANVAKL
- the lysA gene encoding diaminopimelate decarboxylase; translation: MVIEYNNNGELTMGGTSLKTVAQSFGTPTIVYDETQIRTQMRRFHEAFKKSGLNYNISYASKAFTCLQMVKLVQEEGLELDVVSEGELYTALEAGFDPQHIHFHGNNKTKHEIQYALESKVGYIVIDSLEEIDLIDRYASDVVNVVIRLNPGVEAHTHEFIQTGQEDSKFGLSIKHGLAIEGVRKVKNSKRLNLKGVHFHVGSQIEGTEAMIETARLVIQWLKENDIEVELINLGGGFSIKYVEGDVSFPIEDGIAEITEAIISIAKETGFPIPEIGIEPGRSIVGEAGITLYEVGTIKTIPNVNKYVSIDGGMSDHIRTSLYDAKYEALLVNRNDQADETVTIAGKLCESGDIIIKDAKLPSTVKRGDYLAILSTGAYHYSMASNYNQMQKPSVFFLKDGKAREVIKRQSLRQLIINDTK